The Chryseolinea soli genome contains a region encoding:
- a CDS encoding N-(5'-phosphoribosyl)anthranilate isomerase: MPLKTLVKAGNITNLSDARYFAGMGVDLLGFSVVEGTPHYMEPKLYQEIRGWVTGPSMVAEIYGLRRKEDLERILEDYKPDYVELSPAELKLFETLPLSFILRVDPGDVPTQASLQPSYLLQRHDTAVASPYPSLLSIETKEDLERALHDPIMKGIALNGSAEIRPGLKDFDALAAILEELDAD, from the coding sequence ATGCCGCTTAAAACGTTAGTAAAAGCCGGAAACATCACCAACCTGAGCGATGCCCGCTATTTTGCGGGAATGGGTGTGGACCTGTTGGGATTTTCGGTTGTCGAGGGAACACCGCACTACATGGAACCCAAGCTTTACCAGGAAATCCGCGGGTGGGTGACCGGACCTTCGATGGTGGCCGAGATCTATGGCCTTCGCCGGAAGGAGGACCTGGAGCGGATCCTGGAAGATTACAAACCCGATTATGTAGAGCTGTCCCCTGCCGAACTGAAATTGTTCGAAACCCTTCCCCTGTCATTCATTCTCCGCGTTGATCCGGGCGACGTACCAACACAGGCCTCCCTGCAGCCGTCCTACCTGCTTCAGCGCCATGACACGGCCGTGGCTTCTCCATACCCTTCGCTACTTTCTATAGAGACCAAGGAAGACCTGGAGCGCGCCCTCCACGATCCCATCATGAAAGGCATCGCCCTGAATGGCAGCGCCGAGATCAGACCCGGGTTGAAAGACTTCGATGCCCTGGCCGCCATCCTGGAGGAATTGGACGC